The following proteins come from a genomic window of Nostoc sp. KVJ3:
- a CDS encoding sugar phosphate isomerase/epimerase family protein: protein MQLYLSLSAYGGVSTREALTIFWNAGIRYVELAIGPRPDTDSAQAVEDFRQQGMLYRAHHAFVCSARHYPFNLAQPQDWKYFERLADYLASIDVTAYSVHGGNFCKTTERVLAYTTFVENIHRLHRVCLTRGIALGVETMYPTLTNSTVENLLDNASELAQFCQDVPQVKIVVDLAHLNIWRDKTEILLNEWLGLPPEKLLEIHISDNDGRQDIHSRITANTWWLSQITNFPKGIPLVLESRLNRLPVSVVQQEYDRIAALTFR, encoded by the coding sequence ATGCAATTGTATTTGAGCTTGTCAGCCTATGGTGGAGTTTCAACCCGTGAAGCATTAACAATATTTTGGAATGCAGGAATCCGGTATGTTGAGCTAGCAATTGGGCCTCGACCTGATACTGATTCAGCGCAAGCAGTAGAGGATTTTAGACAACAGGGAATGCTCTATCGAGCGCATCATGCTTTTGTTTGCAGCGCACGCCATTATCCTTTCAATCTAGCTCAACCTCAAGATTGGAAATATTTTGAACGATTGGCAGATTATCTAGCTAGTATAGATGTTACCGCTTATTCAGTACATGGAGGAAACTTTTGTAAAACCACTGAACGCGTTTTAGCATACACAACATTTGTAGAAAATATTCATCGTCTTCATCGGGTTTGTCTAACGCGAGGTATTGCTTTGGGTGTAGAAACAATGTATCCTACACTCACAAATAGCACTGTTGAGAACCTTTTGGATAATGCTTCAGAACTTGCTCAATTTTGCCAAGATGTTCCCCAGGTCAAGATAGTTGTGGACTTGGCCCATCTCAACATTTGGCGTGACAAAACCGAAATACTGTTGAATGAATGGTTGGGACTTCCACCAGAGAAACTTTTAGAAATTCACATTTCAGACAATGATGGACGGCAAGATATACATTCGCGGATTACGGCCAATACTTGGTGGTTATCTCAGATTACTAATTTTCCAAAGGGAATTCCCTTGGTGTTAGAGAGCCGATTAAATCGATTGCCTGTTTCAGTAGTGCAGCAAGAGTACGACCGGATCGCTGCTTTAACTTTCCGATAG